The DNA window CAAAAAACTgtaaataatgaaatgtTTCTCCAGTCAGATGTCTTATGTATATAGTTAATCATATTTAAGTAATCCAActtattaataattctaaGTTTGTTAGCAGCCAAACACACATGTTAACCTCTTATTGATCTCAAATCATAACCCACACTTTACAAAGcaaaaaatatcaacagacaaaaaaaaaaagacaaaagtagaaaccaaaaaaaagcGAGAGAAAAGCACTCTTTTACAAATACTACTAACAGATTAACCTCTACAACCACCACTACATCGTTTCAAACCAATATAACTATTTTTCAGTTTCTTGATAAAATTCATTTGAATAAAGAATTGCAATATTATtgtcaatttatttttgtattttgaaattcaaaCAGATTGTTTCCCGCATAATATAGATCAAACCTTTACTGATACAAAACTGCAATGAATCCGttgaataaaattatatttttatcgGCATTTTTGGCATCAGGCTTTTTGctgatattattatcatgtGCATTATACAATAACTACCATACACTCTGggtaatattaattttcCTCCTAGCTCCATTACCAAATTTAATAGCAAATTCCATTGAGCTGGCACGAGATTATAATTTCTTAACTTTCAATGATTAtggtaatagtaataattcaaCACAATCTCCATTACAAGAGTTTGGTAAATATATAACTGgatttttaattgttaGTGGTATAGCTTTACCATTGACTTTCTATCATTGTggattaattgaattgggAGCAACCATTATGAGTATAATTGGTGGTCTCATTGTATACAGCgacattattatttttatttggttCTTTAATaccgaagaagaagaacacgatgatttcaatttctgatcgtcaaaagaaaatacaaataGACAAATATCAGGAAAGGTGGGCACTATTACGAGCAGTTTCATTTCTGTATGCTTTCTAATTATTCTAAACTAAacttacaaaaaaaaaaaaagaagaaaatctATGAATATAtacaattatataaataatgatgTATAAAAAGCGTGTTTGAATGCGAGTTCTTCTAGTTAAGTAccactaataataatatcaatataacTGTTAACGTACAAATAGTGACTAAACTACCGTTTTCTCTCATCAAAGTTCTAAAGTGCCTTAACCGTGTACTTGCAGTATGCAAACGACCCAAAGACAGATCCACACCTTGTTCTAAATCATTCAAGATAATCAACTGATCATCAAGCTCCTGGTTAATGTCTTGGCCCATCATATGCTGACGTGATATCAGCTGGTGCAAAACATCTAGATCCTGATCTTGTCTCATCAATGTCTGTTGATGTTGAGCAAACATTTGATGATCGGTTATATCTTCATGTGCAGCTGAGCTGTCCTCGTCTGGATCGTCTTTGTATGGTTGAAATGTCTGTCTAGTTCCCATTAGTTCACTAGCATCGTTATCATCAGGCGTATCTCTAAATCTAACGGACTTTTGAACTGGATTAGGCTCTGTGCCATTTTGACTGCTAGTTGGACGTTTGTACACGTATTTATATTCCgatatatcaatattagAGTCTTTCGATAGTTCCTCAAACATTTTCGTGTATTGATTAACCAAATTCATAAACTCATCCAATATCCCGTTTTTCTCTAGATCATCAAGATACTCATTCATATCTTGCTCGATAAAGGTAAAATACTGTCGTGTTTTCAGTATCAAACTAAtcatttcaaaattatcatttttcGAAGGTGTCAAATCCAAATCGTATATGTTGCTTCTCTCTTCTTGCAAATTACTTATCTCATCTAggttgaatttgattttagaaATAGTAAGTTTAATGTCTTTTACAGTCATGATAGTTGAACTGTGTGTATAGAATaaccaattaattgataaggGCAAATTTGAAAGTTAGTCgcaaacaacaaaaataaattagttTAATTTACAACGACAAAAATCCGCACATCATATATTCTTTAAAGTTCCGCACTACAACTAACTAGAACACCAAGCATATTAAAAACTTGACAACTAATCCGGTTGATTAAATTTTACTTTGATTTGCAAGATCAATTGGTGAACAAACCAACCatccaacaaaaaaaaaaaaaaacacaaccACTACCAAAGCCCAGACTTCTTAATCTCCAACGAAAAGTATATATCAACTTAAACCCACCCAAGTAACAAAGAAGTACTTTGAGTCATAGTTTCAATTGTGAATAGAAATCAAATGTTTTCAAAACTCAAGAATTTTTCAGAAGATGTGATGAATGAGTTGAATAACTTATCGGATCAGAATCTAAAATCACCGAAATCTACTACTAGTTCAGAGtcattgaatcaattacaGAAAAGTGCCAAAGTTTTGGCCACTGAAACCCCTGATGTATCTAAATTGACGCAACCGTGCGATGAAGAGATTTCCAACAACGTATCCACAGGGGAAGACTCAGAAAAAGCGACTCTGCCTCCAATAGACAACGCCACTACTAATAATGAGTCCGCAGTAGGAGCAGTAGCCCCACAGTCTGATTTGGATAACCTTCCGGCGCctatcaaatcaaaattaaagaaatttgcTAAATATGAAGAAAAGTACCCTATTTTATTAGATGCATATAAAAtcgaaaagaaaaagaatgagattattaaaatatttgaaaaagttttACAGGAAAATACACCAGTCAGTTCATTATCAGAGGGAAAGCTATTGGTCGAATATTTGAATGGTCTTAAtgagaaaacaaaattacTCAATGGTGAGATTAGAAAGTTGACcaaagataataataacatgAACTTCAAATTAGTTAAATTAGAGGAGAGCAACAAAGAACTTAACAACGATGTCAAGCGATTAGATACAATacaaaaggaaaaagaagtaATGGGGCAAAAGGTCGATTCCATGAGCgaagaattggaaagaaTCAATAATCATAACGACAAATTAACGAAAGACCTCAAGGGCAAAGAGGACGAAATAGAGAACTTGAAACTTGAGATAACGGAGCGTGATAACAAGATTAAAGAGCTTGAGTTTACAGTATCTACTAGCGCCAAAGAATTGACTACAGAATCAGAAAAGGTACCCACTGAAAAGGAAGATACTGATAAAGATAGTACTCTGgataatatcaacaacaattctGATACTGTGAATACTGAAATTTTGCAATTAAAATCCCAATTATCTGCCAAAGAAGTTGAGGTTGAAGAATTGACAGAGGAAATAACCACTTTAAAAGACCAATTAAAAGATAAGAATGAAGAGATTCAAGATTTAAGAGACCTGGTGAAAGAAATAGGAAATGAATTAGTAACATCTAAGGATGAAATCAAGTCTCTTAAGAGCTCTCAAAAATCCACTGACAGTGAAGATAGTACGATCAAAGAAGATATTAATTTGCAAATAAAAGACTGGGAATCCAAATACAAGTCCAAGGTAAAGGAAAATGGAAActtgaaagaagaattggacTTGGCCACAAGAGAatccaaagaaaaagaaacagaacaaaaaaaatcagaaGAACAATTGAGAAAACAGATTCAAACATTGAAACAGAAGTTAGAAACAACTGAAAACAAACTTGAATCTAAGAGCAAAgatttaaagaatttgctggatgaaaaggaaaaattagaaaaacGAATCTCAGAACTATCGAAATTTAAAAGTAACGATTCATCATTGAAGTTagaaatttcttcattaaaatCTTCATTAACTAACAaagataattcaattacCGAGTTAAAGACTCAAGTAGATGAATTACAGAAATCTAATAAATCGTTGAATTCTAAAATTGAAGAGTTATCAAAGTCTAACAACAACTTGCAATCTAATTCGATAGGTTTATTGAAAGATAAAAATGAGTTGTTAACCAAACAAGAAGTATTAATGGAAAACACAAAGTCATTAAACCTGCAAGTTACAAAATTGCAACAAGAAAAGCAAGATGTTATTACTGAATTGGAGAAGACAAAAAACAAGCTAGATATTGTTATCACCGATAAATCACAATCAGCAAACGATATGATATCTTGCAAAAAGCAACATGAAgaattaatgatgaagtCTAAAGAATACAGTTTACGAATTGAGAGCTTGGAGGATGATTTGACTGAAGCCAGAAACTTGTTGCAAGAGAGAACACGTGAGACTTCAAATATGAGAAGATTATTAGTTGATGCCGAGGAAATgttgaaacaacaaaaacaggATTCTAAACTTGAAATTGCAAGAGTATTGGAGGATAAAGCCGaaatagaaagaaataacATGTCCTTGGTAAAGAGAAAGCAGCGAGAATTAgatgaattaaaagaatcaatCCAGGAATACAAATTGAAGGtagaaaaattggaaaacaaGGTCACGGCTCTTGAAAATGAAGACAAGAGCAAAGAAAGCGTAAGTACTGATAACCAAactcaaatcaataaagaGTTATCAACTACAATTGAAACTTTGAGAACCGCATTAAATAATTCCACCAACAAAATTAGAGACCTTGAAaactataataataatcttaaAAAATTGAGTGAAGATAACACATTAAGGTTTGAACGTTTATCTAAAAACTATAAAATCTTGAATCAACAGTACCAGTACATGAAAGAACGGAAAGGTTCTGAATCTTCAGCAAAACAGAATACGCCAGTTGAGAGTACTACAgaaagtaataataaacagGCAACAAACGTAgcttatttgaaaaatgtttTACTTGGTTTCTTTCAGCACAAGGAACAAAGAGATCGATTATTGCCGGTGTTGAaaacattatttgatttcaataaggaagatgaagaaaagtTTTTAATGGCATTGAAgtaagtagtagtagtagtaatgtATTATTCACTTGGTAGTGCAAGTCATCACcaaagaaggaaaaaaaaaattgtgtAGTTGAACCAACTCTTTCTGTCAAATgaatattcaatttgttttttcataattttgCAAACTATTTTGATTCAGTTGTATCATCTATTATGCAAGATTCCTTTgatcaaaagaaaaagagcATTTTACTGGAAATTTCTTCCAACAGTCCCGACAATCTAGATGCATCACCGAAAGGAACAATCGATGAATATTGTCTTCCCATAATCAATACGATAAACAGTCATGGTGATATGGTGACCACTTCATCATGCTCAGGAAGAGTATCTATTTTTCTCGAAGGTgtgaaaacaaataattccACATCAGTAGTAGCCAAGGGACATGAAGGTCGTTGGCTTTTTGTCACTCATGAACCGAACgatttgaataattggTATGATTctattgatttcaaatacGATACATCCAATTTTCCTAAAGATTTCAGTTCACGGAGTATACTATATAAATTCGAACCTTTAATATTACATGTAAAATGTCGAAATGAGACTATGGCACAGAAGTTGTATGTTTTGGCAATGAATAATGGGTTTCGCGAGTCTGGAATAggaaacaatttcaatgtTGCGATTAGAATTAATATCAAGTTGGATATTCCTATCGGTTTTCAAAGTATAGATGGGgatgatttgaattgttttgttaCTGAACAGTATTTGAAGTATATCACCGACATTTCCCACGAGAGGTTCAAGGAGaactttaaaaaattggaacAGTTGCATCGAGCAATTGGAAGAATGatggaagaagaaactaAAGGAATAGAAACttccaaaaagaaatataaagaATCCAAGGAAGAGAGACGACAACGTATGATCAAAGAAGGTTTGCAAAgacaacaagaattgagagaactaaaagaaaaacaagaGAAAGAACAAAATGGGATACAACAAGTAGATACATAGAAGAGTAGCCACCTGGTTTAGTAATGAAACAACCACCATATATTCTAGTGTTTGTTCATTCTGTTAGTAATCTTCATATTTTCAGATCCTTATTAgtcaatttttattttttttttttttttttgctctaCTAGTAATTGTTTAGTCACTCCATTTATAACTGGCGAGTGAGCAAACACATtcttaaaaattttttttttcttttatataatttttcattctaTAAATtcttaattcttcaatagaTTCGAAATACAACACAAATGTCGGTTGAAAAGCAAGTAGAGGAATTATCCATCAGTGAAAACCCAGCTGCTTCAATAGCAAATGAATCTGCTCCAGCCACTACTGCCACCAATAGCAAGAATGTTGAAGGTGAAGAGGTAGTTTTGGGTGAAGATGGCCAACCATTGTCCAAGAAAGCcttgaagaaattgttgaaagaaaaagaaaaagcagCCAAAAAAGCCGAAAGAGAAGCTCAATTGgccaaagaaaaagcagCCAGAGAGGCCGAAGCAGCTAATGATCCAGCTAAAGAGAATTATGGCAAATTACCACTTATAAACTCATCGACTAGAAATGCTGACGAAAAACGTATTCTTTTCAAAGACTTGTCTGTTGCCAATGATGGAGAGACTGTAATCTTCAGAGCCAGAGTACACAACACCAGACAACAAGGTGCCACTATGGTGTTCTTGACATTAAGACAGCAGTCCGAATTGATACAAGCTTTGTTGAAGACTAACAAAGATACCGACTCCACTGCTGTTTCCAAACAAATGGTTAAATGGACCGGTTCAGTCAACTTGGAATCTATTGTTTTGGTTGAAGGTAAAGTAGCTaaagttgaagaaaaaatcaaatctgCCACTGTTCAAGATGTTGAAATCCTTATTAGTAAGATTTATACTATTCAAGAAACCCCAGAGCAATTGCCATTGTTGATCGAAGATGCTTCAAGAAGTGAAAAGGAATCCGAGGAGTTAGGATTGCCAGGTGTCAATTTAGATACTAGATTAGACGCAAGAGTTATTGACTTGAGAACCCCAACAAATCAAGCCATTTTCAAGATTCAATCTGGTGTTTGTCAATTGTTCAGAGAATTCTTGATAAAGAAAGGATTTACAGAAATTCATACACCAAAAATCATTGGTGCTGCTTCTGAAGGTGGTTCCAATGTTTTCGAgattaattatttcaaaGGTTCTGCATTCTTAGCTCAATCACCACAATTatataaacaacaattgattgctgctgattttgaaaaagttttCGAAATTGCCCCAGTTTTCAGAGCTGAAAACTCCAATACTCATCGTCACATGACCGAATTCACAGGTTTAGATTTGGAAATGGCATTTGAACAGCATTATGATGAAGTTTTGGAGGTCTTGGAAGAATTATTTGTGTTCATTTTCACTGAATTGAAAACCAGATTTTCTAAAGAGATTGCCACTGTTAGGAAACAATTCCCAGTTGAAGAATTCAAGATTCCTAAAGATGGGAAAATGGTTAAATTGCATTTTAAAGAAGGTATTGCAATGTTAAGAGAAGCTGGTAAAGATGTTGACGATTTCGAAGATTTGTCTactgaaaatgaaaaattattgggTAGATTAGTTCGTGAGAAATACGATACCGACTTTTACATTTTGGACAAATTCCCACTTGCTGTTAGACCATTCTATACCATGCCAGATTCAGAAGATCCAAGATATTCTAACTCCTACGATTTCTTTATGAGAGGCGAAGAAATCTTATCTGGTGCGCAACGTATTCATGATCCTAAATTGTTAACGCAAAGAATGAAGGAACATGAAGTTGATCCAAACGTTCCAGGTTTGAATGATTATGTCGATGCCTTTACATATGGTTGTCCACCTCATGCAGGTGGTGGTATTGGTTTAGAAAGAGTTGTCATGTTCTTCTTAGATTTGAAGAACATTCGTCGTGCTTCATTATTCCCAAGAGATCCAAAACGTTTAACACCATAGTTACAACTTGAAAATATGTGTAGATGTTTATGTAAGTTTGTAATTAGGGCCATATATTTTATGAATGAAATTTACTCGACAGAAGGTTCATTACTTTGCAACATCTTGTCACTGTAGCAATGTTCTTATAGTTCTATCTCGTTGAAAAattcgaaaaaaaaaaaaaaaaataagagTTGGGCAAACCAGAgaaggagaaaaaaaaaaatgtgaCAAAAGAAATACACGAAGAGTGATAACGaacaataatcaatcaTTCGTTCTATTCttttccaacaacaacctgAATTCACCACATAGTAATAGAAACATAAcaagtttatttattcaaaaaaaaaaaagtaatgGAAGCTACACTCATACCTAATCCTAAGGATAATAATGCCACAATCCTATTAATGGGTTTGCGTAGAAGTGGAAAGTCATCTATTTGTAAAGTTGTTTTTCACAACATGCAACCTTATGATACATTATATCTTGAAAGTACATCAAAACCCACCACTGAACagttttcttctttaatcGATTTATCGGTGATGGAATTGCCTGGACAgttgaattattttgaaCCGAACTATGATTCGGAAAGATTGTTTTCGTCAGTAGGGGCATTGGTATACGTTATTGACTCACAAGATGAGTATTTGAATGCAATTACCAATTTGCTGATGATTATTGATTATGCGTATAAAGTTAATcccaaaatcaatatagAGGTTTTAATTCACAAGATTGATGGATTAAGTGAAGATTATAGAATAGATGCACAAAGAGACATTATGCAAAGAACTGGAGATGAGCTATTGGACTTGGGAGTGGAAGGAGTAGAGTTGAGTTTTTATTTGACATCTATTTTCAATCATTCAATCTATGAGGCTTTCTCTAGAATCGTACAAAAACTTATCCCAGAAGTATCCTCATTGGAAAACATGCTCGATAATTTGGTGGAGCATTCGTCTATTGATAAAgtgtttttatttgatgttAATTCTAAAATCTATGTGGCTACAGATTCATCACCAGTTGACATTCAGACATATGAGGTTTGTGCAGAGTTTATTGATATCACCATAGACTTGGATGATTTGTATGTTGAAAATGACAAGAATAAGAATGGAAACGGTGGTATCGGTGGTAAGCAAAAGGAGGTTAAGTCCATCAGTCATTTGTCCAATGGTTCTGTGCtatatttgaaacaaatgaTTCGAGGTTTGGCGTTGGTTGCATTAATAAGAAATGACGACACCAAGGAAATACAACAAGATGATGACAATACCATTGGAATTACCGCAGAAAACATACAATCTGCAGACGGATCTGTCTTTGACTCAAACCAAGAGAAATCCTTAACTGTGATTGATCACAACgtcaatttatttaaaaaatcattaatgaagatttggaagaattcaaaattgaCCAATGTCAATTCAAATGTATCACAACCTCAGTCTATAAAATAATTCACCCAGTGTTATCTGTAAATACATGTATAGATAAATAAAAGAAGTAATTGCATAACAATACAGTTAATCAGTATAAGCATAATTAATGTAGAGAAGTTAACACGCcattaaatatattcaaatctGATAGACACCAAGAGACGTGAATTACTTAAAAACGTGGAATTTCTCCTTTTTCTTCACTTC is part of the Candida dubliniensis CD36 chromosome R, complete sequence genome and encodes:
- a CDS encoding GTP-binding protein, putative (Similar to S. cerevisiae GTR2), producing the protein MEATLIPNPKDNNATILLMGLRRSGKSSICKVVFHNMQPYDTLYLESTSKPTTEQFSSLIDLSVMELPGQLNYFEPNYDSERLFSSVGALVYVIDSQDEYLNAITNLSMIIDYAYKVNPKINIEVLIHKIDGLSEDYRIDAQRDIMQRTGDELLDLGVEGVELSFYLTSIFNHSIYEAFSRIVQKLIPEVSSLENMLDNLVEHSSIDKVFLFDVNSKIYVATDSSPVDIQTYEVCAEFIDITIDLDDLYVENDKNKNGNGGIGGKQKEVKSISHLSNGSVLYLKQMIRGLALVALIRNDDTKEIQQDDDNTIGITAENIQSADGSVFDSNQEKSLTVIDHNVNLFKKSLMKIWKNSKLTNVNSNVSQPQSIK
- a CDS encoding aspartyl-tRNA synthetase, cytoplasmic, putative (Similar to S. cerevisiae DPS1), which encodes MSVEKQVEELSISENPAASIANESAPATTATNSKNVEGEEVVLGEDGQPLSKKALKKLLKEKEKAAKKAEREAQLAKEKAAREAEAANDPAKENYGKLPLINSSTRNADEKRILFKDLSVANDGETVIFRARVHNTRQQGATMVFLTLRQQSELIQALLKTNKDTDSTAVSKQMVKWTGSVNLESIVLVEGKVAKVEEKIKSATVQDVEILISKIYTIQETPEQLPLLIEDASRSEKESEELGLPGVNLDTRLDARVIDLRTPTNQAIFKIQSGVCQLFREFLIKKGFTEIHTPKIIGAASEGGSNVFEINYFKGSAFLAQSPQLYKQQLIAADFEKVFEIAPVFRAENSNTHRHMTEFTGLDLEMAFEQHYDEVLEVLEELFVFIFTELKTRFSKEIATVRKQFPVEEFKIPKDGKMVKLHFKEGIAMLREAGKDVDDFEDLSTENEKLLGRLVREKYDTDFYILDKFPLAVRPFYTMPDSEDPRYSNSYDFFMRGEEILSGAQRIHDPKLLTQRMKEHEVDPNVPGLNDYVDAFTYGCPPHAGGGIGLERVVMFFLDLKNIRRASLFPRDPKRLTP
- a CDS encoding endosomal SNARE protein related to mammalian syntaxin 8, putative (Similar to S. cerevisiae SYN8), with amino-acid sequence MTVKDIKLTISKIKFNLDEISNLQEERSNIYDLDLTPSKNDNFEMISLISKTRQYFTFIEQDMNEYLDDLEKNGILDEFMNLVNQYTKMFEELSKDSNIDISEYKYVYKRPTSSQNGTEPNPVQKSVRFRDTPDDNDASELMGTRQTFQPYKDDPDEDSSAAHEDITDHQMFAQHQQTLMRQDQDLDVLHQSISRQHMMGQDINQELDDQLIILNDLEQGVDSSLGRLHTASTRLRHFRTLMRENGSLVTICTLTVILILLLVVLN
- a CDS encoding late endosomal protein involved in late endosome to vacuole trafficking, putative (Similar to S. cerevisiae VPS55), whose translation is MNPLNKIIFLSAFLASGFLSILLSCALYNNYHTLWVILIFLLAPLPNLIANSIESARDYNFLTFNDYGNSNNSTQSPLQEFGKYITGFLIVSGIALPLTFYHCGLIELGATIMSIIGGLIVYSDIIIFIWFFNTEEEEHDDFNF
- a CDS encoding endosome-Golgi transport protein, putative (Similar to S. cerevisiae IMH1), yielding MFSKLKNFSEDVMNELNNLSDQNLKSPKSTTSSESLNQLQKSAKVLATETPDVSKLTQPCDEEISNNVSTGEDSEKATSPPIDNATTNNESAVGAVAPQSDLDNLPAPIKSKLKKFAKYEEKYPILLDAYKIEKKKNEIIKIFEKVLQENTPVSSLSEGKLLVEYLNGLNEKTKLLNGEIRKLTKDNNNMNFKLVKLEESNKELNNDVKRLDTIQKEKEVMGQKVDSMSEELERINNHNDKLTKDLKGKEDEIENLKLEITERDNKIKELEFTVSTSAKELTTESEKVPTEKEDTDKDSTSDNINNNSDTVNTEILQLKSQLSAKEVEVEELTEEITTLKDQLKDKNEEIQDLRDSVKEIGNELVTSKDEIKSLKSSQKSTDSEDSTIKEDINLQIKDWESKYKSKVKENGNLKEELDLATRESKEKETEQKKSEEQLRKQIQTLKQKLETTENKLESKSKDLKNLSDEKEKLEKRISELSKFKSNDSSLKLEISSLKSSLTNKDNSITELKTQVDELQKSNKSLNSKIEELSKSNNNLQSNSIGLLKDKNELLTKQEVLMENTKSLNSQVTKLQQEKQDVITELEKTKNKLDIVITDKSQSANDMISCKKQHEELMMKSKEYSLRIESLEDDLTEARNLLQERTRETSNMRRLLVDAEEMLKQQKQDSKLEIARVLEDKAEIERNNMSLVKRKQRELDELKESIQEYKLKVEKLENKVTALENEDKSKESVSTDNQTQINKELSTTIETLRTALNNSTNKIRDLENYNNNLKKLSEDNTLRFERLSKNYKILNQQYQYMKERKGSESSAKQNTPVESTTESNNKQATNVAYLKNVLLGFFQHKEQRDRLLPVLKTLFDFNKEDEEKFLMALK
- a CDS encoding Trna-YW synthesizing protein, putative (Similar to S. cerevisiae TYW3), which translates into the protein MQDSFDQKKKSILSEISSNSPDNLDASPKGTIDEYCLPIINTINSHGDMVTTSSCSGRVSIFLEGVKTNNSTSVVAKGHEGRWLFVTHEPNDLNNWYDSIDFKYDTSNFPKDFSSRSILYKFEPLILHVKCRNETMAQKLYVLAMNNGFRESGIGNNFNVAIRINIKLDIPIGFQSIDGDDLNCFVTEQYLKYITDISHERFKENFKKLEQLHRAIGRMMEEETKGIETSKKKYKESKEERRQRMIKEGLQRQQELRELKEKQEKEQNGIQQVDT